From a single Microbacterium murale genomic region:
- a CDS encoding transposase, which translates to MTAESTLAEIAAALYAGPPDDFVAVRNAHAKAASDRDVAQRVRALRKPSVAAWVVNVFARERSDELGEALQLAAELREAQADLDAQALAQLGRQRRALTIRLAKEAADLAASRGERITPATLDAVQQTINAAFFDPDAAAAVASGRLIRELRASSALPLEMDALVAGGLTGAAPPPADELSERRQRRQAERAVHDAEEELAGAERDLAKAESDRSEANRRAEEFSARIGELEAELERTRHEHDRARSDIDAADQSVAMISEQVSRAERSVHEMRHALDE; encoded by the coding sequence ATGACCGCAGAATCGACGCTCGCGGAGATCGCCGCGGCACTCTACGCCGGACCGCCGGACGACTTCGTCGCGGTCCGCAACGCACACGCGAAGGCGGCGTCCGACCGCGATGTCGCCCAGCGCGTGCGCGCCCTGCGGAAGCCGTCCGTGGCCGCGTGGGTCGTGAATGTCTTCGCACGGGAACGCTCCGACGAACTCGGGGAGGCATTGCAGCTGGCCGCCGAGCTGCGCGAAGCACAGGCCGATCTCGACGCACAGGCGCTCGCCCAACTCGGGCGCCAGCGACGAGCGCTCACGATCCGGCTCGCCAAAGAGGCAGCAGACCTCGCCGCAAGCCGTGGAGAACGCATCACACCGGCGACTCTCGACGCCGTCCAGCAGACGATCAACGCGGCGTTCTTCGACCCCGACGCTGCCGCAGCCGTCGCTTCCGGCAGACTGATTCGCGAACTCCGCGCGTCCAGCGCACTGCCGCTCGAGATGGATGCGCTCGTCGCGGGCGGGCTCACCGGCGCCGCTCCCCCTCCCGCTGACGAGCTGAGCGAGCGGCGACAGCGGCGACAGGCCGAACGCGCCGTCCATGACGCGGAAGAGGAACTCGCCGGCGCGGAACGGGATCTCGCGAAGGCAGAAAGCGATCGGAGCGAGGCGAACCGCCGAGCTGAAGAGTTCTCCGCGCGGATCGGGGAACTCGAAGCGGAACTCGAGCGGACCCGTCACGAACACGACCGGGCGCGAAGCGACATCGACGCGGCGGATCAGAGCGTGGCCATGATCTCAGAGCAGGTGTCGAGAGCGGAGCGTTCCGTGCACGAGATGCGTCACGCGCTCGACGAATAA
- a CDS encoding NADPH-dependent F420 reductase: MESEVHSIRTLGILGAGRLGTVIARLAASAGYRVLVAASGDPALISPAMKAIGAKAANAATVVADADAVILALPLGKYRMLNAEALRGTLVIDAMNYWWGSDGIRDDLSDARTSTSELVQGHLTGARLVKALSHMGYQDLEDEARPAGSAGRKAIAIAGDDTADVAIVASLVNDLGFDPVFAGPLAAGIMLEPGAEAFGADVDATQLREMLDRFPTSQRGIVVARARGDLPL; this comes from the coding sequence GTGGAGAGCGAAGTGCACAGCATCCGGACCCTCGGCATCCTCGGCGCCGGCAGGCTGGGCACCGTGATCGCTCGACTCGCCGCATCCGCCGGCTATCGCGTTCTGGTGGCGGCGTCGGGAGATCCCGCGCTCATCTCTCCCGCGATGAAGGCCATCGGCGCGAAAGCAGCGAATGCCGCGACCGTCGTAGCCGACGCGGATGCCGTCATACTCGCGTTACCGCTCGGAAAGTACCGGATGCTGAACGCCGAGGCGCTGCGCGGCACTCTCGTGATCGACGCGATGAACTACTGGTGGGGCTCCGACGGCATCCGCGACGATCTGAGTGACGCACGAACCTCGACCAGCGAGCTCGTGCAGGGGCATCTCACCGGCGCACGCCTGGTGAAGGCATTGAGCCATATGGGGTATCAGGACCTCGAAGATGAGGCGCGTCCAGCCGGAAGCGCGGGACGAAAGGCGATCGCGATCGCCGGCGACGACACGGCGGATGTCGCGATCGTCGCATCTCTCGTGAACGATCTCGGTTTCGATCCGGTGTTCGCCGGCCCTCTTGCCGCAGGGATCATGCTGGAGCCGGGCGCCGAGGCGTTCGGAGCAGATGTCGATGCGACGCAGCTGCGAGAGATGCTCGATCGCTTCCCGACGTCGCAGCGAGGAATCGTCGTGGCGCGGGCTCGGGGCGACCTGCCGCTTTGA
- a CDS encoding Rieske 2Fe-2S domain-containing protein translates to MTDSTSMPSTVIRGIERAKTLDGTASTISGWVDAVTHPTWFKNALSGSWLGHQLHPVLTDLPIGAWGAAVALDLTGGRESEAAARRLVGLGILASAPTALSGASDWSSTRGADKRVGLVHALSNAVATTMQAGSWLARRSGHRRTGMALSAVGLSITLASAYLGGHLSFVRGIGVNRTAFQRQTRSWTDVAADSEILDGTLVRVSVHDVPVLLTRQDGQLRAISAVCTHAGGPLDEGTLDSDGCITCPWHGSRFHLEDGAVDRGPASVPQPVWEVSVEDERILLRSADAA, encoded by the coding sequence ATGACCGATTCGACAAGCATGCCGAGCACCGTCATCCGCGGCATCGAGCGCGCGAAGACGCTGGACGGCACGGCGAGCACGATCAGCGGCTGGGTTGATGCGGTGACGCACCCCACCTGGTTCAAGAATGCTCTGTCGGGATCCTGGCTCGGACATCAGCTGCACCCGGTGCTGACTGATCTTCCGATCGGCGCATGGGGCGCGGCCGTCGCGCTCGACCTCACCGGTGGGCGGGAGAGCGAAGCGGCTGCGCGCCGGCTCGTCGGTCTCGGCATTCTCGCTTCCGCGCCGACGGCGTTGTCAGGTGCTTCGGACTGGTCGAGCACCCGAGGCGCTGACAAGCGTGTCGGTCTCGTGCATGCGCTGTCGAACGCGGTCGCCACGACGATGCAGGCGGGGTCGTGGCTCGCGCGTCGCAGCGGACACCGTCGCACGGGCATGGCCCTCAGCGCCGTCGGTCTCAGCATCACACTCGCCTCGGCGTACCTCGGTGGACATCTTTCCTTCGTGCGCGGCATCGGCGTCAACCGGACGGCGTTCCAGAGGCAGACGCGATCCTGGACGGACGTCGCCGCCGACAGCGAGATCCTGGACGGCACACTCGTCCGGGTCAGCGTGCACGACGTGCCGGTGCTGCTGACGCGGCAAGACGGTCAGCTTCGCGCGATCTCGGCCGTCTGCACCCACGCGGGCGGCCCGCTGGACGAAGGAACCCTCGATTCGGACGGCTGCATCACCTGCCCGTGGCACGGCAGTCGATTCCACCTCGAAGACGGTGCAGTCGATCGGGGACCGGCCAGCGTGCCGCAGCCGGTGTGGGAGGTCAGCGTGGAGGACGAACGAATCCTGTTGCGTTCGGCGGATGCGGCCTGA
- a CDS encoding histidine phosphatase family protein, translating into MTTLYFARHGETEWHAEHRYAGSSDVALVPDAMLQAAGLAAWAGTAELSAIVASPLSRARLTAEPAAEAAGLPLRIDQRLVEIDFGRGEGMSPAELAAAFPEDWAGFGRQPAQHPLPDGESGRAGIARAMPVLDELAAEFPDGSVLVVGHATLMRLMLCELVGLDPDWYRDIFPALDNSALLELEFPYVGESSWPGRARILGINVPPISHVPRAELQPVDQAATSE; encoded by the coding sequence ATGACGACGCTCTACTTTGCCCGTCATGGCGAAACGGAGTGGCATGCCGAGCATCGCTACGCAGGTTCGTCCGATGTGGCGCTCGTCCCGGACGCGATGCTGCAGGCTGCCGGACTCGCCGCTTGGGCGGGCACGGCCGAGCTCTCTGCGATCGTCGCGTCGCCTCTGAGTCGTGCGCGCCTGACGGCCGAACCGGCCGCCGAGGCTGCAGGTCTGCCGCTTCGCATCGACCAGCGCCTCGTGGAGATCGATTTCGGGCGCGGTGAGGGGATGTCCCCGGCGGAACTCGCGGCGGCGTTCCCTGAGGACTGGGCCGGATTCGGACGGCAGCCGGCGCAGCATCCGCTACCCGACGGAGAGTCGGGTCGCGCCGGCATCGCGCGTGCCATGCCGGTGCTCGACGAACTCGCGGCCGAGTTCCCCGACGGGAGCGTGCTCGTGGTCGGACATGCCACCCTGATGCGCCTCATGCTCTGCGAGCTCGTCGGACTCGACCCTGACTGGTATCGCGACATCTTTCCTGCGCTCGACAACTCCGCGCTTCTCGAGCTCGAATTCCCGTACGTGGGCGAGTCGAGCTGGCCTGGACGCGCACGCATCCTCGGCATAAATGTGCCCCCGATCTCGCACGTGCCCAGAGCAGAGCTCCAGCCCGTTGACCAGGCGGCAACGTCGGAGTAG